The genomic window CAGAGTTATGGGAACTTACGGATATTGTGCTCCAGAGTATCAGAGAACCGGTCAGTTAACTACAAAATCCGATGTTTATAGCTTCGGAGTTGTGTTGTTGGAGTTGATAACTGGACGAAGAGTTATTGATACTACCAGACCCAAAGATGAACAGAATCTAGTAACTTGGGtgagtttctctttttcagcTTACATGAAAACCTTTTGGCTTCAATTGTTTAAAAGATCTAAACTTTTGTACTTTGGTTTAGGCTCAACCGGTGTTCAAAGAACCGAGTAGATTCCCAGAGTTAGCGGATCCGAGTCTGGAGGGAGTGTTCCCGGAGAAAGCTCTGAATCAAGCGGTGGCAGTGGCAGCAATGTGTTTACAAGAAGAGGCAACGGTACGGCCACTCATGAGTGACGTTGTAACCGCTCTCGGTTTCTTAGGAACCGCTCCTGACGGCTCAATCTCTGTTCCACACTACGATGATCCTCCTCAGCCGTCGGATGAAACGTCCGTGGAGGATTCAGTGGCAGCGGAAGAACGGGAAAGAGCCGTGGCTGAGGCAATGGAGTGGGGAGTTGCTTCAAGAGCACATTCCCGGAACCCAAGTGcttcttgatttttattttttacatctttttttgtcttgttgatttttatttttggtttggtcgttgtttactttttacgttttttggcTTTCAATTTCAGTTTCAGAAAGATAGTGATATAGAATTTGTTAccgtttctctctttgttaattatgttctgttttgtttgaatgtGTATATTCCAGCTGAGTTTTCATAGCTCGAGAATTCAATCTGTTCTTATTCTTGGTCTCGAGCTTAACATTATAAATTGATAGTTGTTTTgtacaattaattaattttgtgtttagtcaaaataattcataattttatcTCTGGTTGTACAGAGAGGGGCTAAATAGCAATACCATAGCTTACCAACACATAAATCTATACATATCTTCATGAATTCATTCAACAAACGTAGGCTtccaaccaacaaaaaaataatatatatatattcagttTGTTCAATCACAGAATTAGCAAAATCTTCCAAGCACATTTGCTTCCACAATATAGTACATGAAGCCAGATTCCGAAACTCTGAAGCCAGTACAACGCAAGAACACCGAGCAATATCTACTCCAGGAATTGACTCTAGTATCTTTATCTTTAGCTCTGTTGACTGTTGGTAATAAATTAATCAAGTTTCGTCGAACTGGGTTCCTTGTATGTCTAGAGCCTGTCGAAGACTGTTCCAATCATTTGCCGGATCTATGTTTTGACGAGGCTGCATGATCAATATTGAAGAGACTAGAGAGAGTTCGTGTCTCTTGAGTCTTGACTAATACTCAGCAAAACTACAAGAAGTCTAAatagaagaacaagaaagtcCTTTAATACGACATTCAGGTTATAGGGTTTCTTTCGTCTTGtgtattaaacaaaattgggCTACAAATGTTTTTAACGATATTGGGCCGATAATAAAGCCCATATTCATACTCACATCCGccaatctctcttctctctcgctctctcaTTGGCGCTGTTTATCTGAATTCGatacctttttgttttttctttggtaaaTAAATATCTGATTTCGCTTTTGAATCGCCATTGGTTGAACAATTTGACGCCGATCTAGATTTCTGTCGCTGTGAAGGTAGTGTCCTGTTTTTCCGATCAATTGGTTTGTTCCGATCGTTTCTCGTTTACGCTTTTTGTTATCCTTGAGAAATTTTACGTTGCAAGAGAGATCTTTGATTCATGGGTGTTGAAGCATTCGTGTTAAAATGTATGATTGATCTTAATCAGTGAGATCGGTGAGCTCAAGTTCTGTGTTTTGTAATTGAGATTCGAAGAGGTATGTCAACAAAGTTATGGAGATGGGTGTTAGGGCTGATATACCTATTTGCCGTTGCCACGATTTGGATTGCGGCTAGTTTTGTAGTCCAGTCTGTGGTGGAAGCTGGTGTTTCTCCGTTCTTGATCACTTTCATTTGTAATTCATTGTTCGTTGTTTATCTTCCCCTTTTTGAGATTGGTCGATATCTGGAAGATGCATATGGGAGTTTATTGTTCTGGAGAAGCAAAAGGTCGCATTTAATGGAACTGGTCGAATCAGAGAAGGCTGTTTTGCTTGGAAAAGATGTTTCTGGTGTGAAATCAGATGCTACTGAGAGTTCAGGGCTTGTTGTGAGAGAGCAAGAGATTAGTGAGGGTGGTAATGGGATTGAATCTGGATTGGAAAATATAGAGCTTGAGATTGATGCTAGTGTCAATGTTAGTGATGGAGCTAGTGGAGTTTCTAATAAAGGATTAGATGAGAAGGGTCGTTGGACAAGGATGCGAGTTGCTAAAGTTAGCCTTGTGATTTGTCCGTTTTGGTTTTTGGCGCAGCTTACATTTAATGTCTCTCTCAAGTACACAACAGTTACGGTAAGAACATATTGGACACCCATCATCTTGTTGCTTATTCTGAATCTACTAAATGTTTTgctgaagtttttttttcatttttgtgtgtttgcagTCAAATACCATATTAAGCAGTGCATCAAGCCTTTTCACCTTTCTTGTTTCACTAATATTCTTGGGTGAGAAGTTCACATGGTTGAAACTCTTCAGCGTTCTTCTTTGTATGTCTGGGACTATAATTGTAAGTATGGGTGACTCAGAGTCCAAGTCAAATGCAGTAGCTAAGAACCCTCTTTTGGGAGATATTCTTTCGCTGGTCTCAGCGGCGCTGTATGCTGTCTACATCACTCTTATACGCAAAAAGCTTCcggatgatgatgaaagaaaCGGCCGGGTCAGTATGGCTCAGTTCCTCGGGTTTCTTGgtctcttcaatttcttcattttccttcctccTGCTCTAATACTCAACTTCACAAAGCGAGAACGCTTCAACGCACTTACCTTGAAACAATTTGGCCTAGTTGTTGGCAAAGGTATGCAAACACCATCCCTTATTTCCGCTATTGTCTCCTTGAAGCTATTGGTCAATAAATCACATTTTCTCATATCAATGGGAATTGATGGCACAAGTAGTAAATTAGGATTGATGTAGGAATGCCGATTTGAAAGACTAATGTGTGTTTCATCACAACTGCAGGTTTGTTAGATAATGTGCTTAGTGACTATCTGTGGGCAAAGGCAGTACTATTGACAACAACCACTGTAGCTACAGCTGGGCTAACTATTCAGGTCCCATTGGCAGCCATTGTAGACAGCTTATCAGGGAACAAACCAAGCTTCACCGACTACATTGGTGCTGCAGCTGTTATGGTTGGCTTTGCAGGGATTAATATTCCCTCAGAGATGTTTTGCAAATCCAAAGAGACTGCTATTGAGTTAGAACCTGGGACTTCGTTCACAGATCCTCCTCCGATTGTGCCAGATAGCATAAGAGTAGATTCTTCACTGACTGTAGTATAAGCCTAAATTGTTCCAAATTCAAAAGCCACAATTcttgtaaaatcttttttttttctcttgtttactGCTCTTTTCCTCTTTTATGATAATTAATTTGTAGATCGTTGAACATAATACACGAAATACAGCTGAAGGCAATAGTGTAATGAAATCGTTCAAGATTCTGGACTTAGTTTCAAGacagtaaaaataaaatgtttcaTCTCTCTGTTATTGCACTAAGCGTTTACATTGAGATGTCCGTACTTTTGCATGACTCTTTTTGTCGCCATAGCAGCTGCTTCACTTGCTCGTAATGTGCCTTGTGCCATTAGAGCTGCAAATTCGCTTGTAATCTCTTCCTGAATCTTGGCCCTAGCATCACCCAACGGGTCGTCCTTGACCTTCTCTTTACTAGCTGATGGTTGAATAACAGGTGGCACTTTCTCAGTTGCAGTTGAGGTTTCTGCTGCCTCGAGCTTAGGAGCTATCACAATTTGTGGGCCATCATCTTTACTAAAAGCTCCAAAAGGTTGTGGCTGTGGCCTAAACTGTGGAACTTGAGGAACAGCACCAGCCTTTAGAGTTGTTTCGAGGCCTTGCAACATAGGCACTGCAAAATGGGGATATGAAATTAGAACAATAATGTAGCCGAGAAAGAAGAGGTTCAAGGAAGGTGTCGCAAGTTATCAGCGACTTACTTATAAGACCACCCATGGGACTGTTTAGAACATCATTAGGAAGCTGGAGAATGTAGTCAGGAATCCCTTTACCCACCAAAAACTGAGCGACCTCGTTGCTGAAGTTGTTGCAGTTGTGAGTAAGTAAATTGTAGGATTCAGCAGTGTAACGAGGACTGATTTCTTCCAAGTACATCTCGAATACATCTTTAGGCACATGTGATAGACCCAACTCTATCGTTCGAATTGGTGTTCCATATGGAGTTCTTCCAACTGGTAAATGTTGTATCCCTCCTCCAAAAAAGTACTCATTCCCATAGACAACTATTCCTGTATGCCTGGAAAAAGGATACATAACTCACATGTTATCTACCTGGTTTAACATCAAAGTAATATCCTAAAAGAGTAAAAAGCAAAACACCTAAACAATAAGCAGGTTAATTCATATTTCTCAAGGAAAACCACACTCGGTTGATATTAAAAGCAGAAGCTTAGACACATTTACATACACCAACCAGTCATGCCAATATCTTTTACATTGGGTTAACTGCAACCATGTTCAACAGctaaaacaataatatcaaACCCTATGAATGGCACTACACAGGACAAatgttcaaaacaaatttggcaTATACAACACAACAGATCAAATACGAACATGTGACAGAGATTTGACTCACCATACACCTTCAATAACCTTTCCCAGGAGTGATTGTGAGAGCTGGCGTGCCAAGCCTTGGCTTAAATCATAGACATTCAATGTTACCTTATGCGCTTCCTGCCATATCACATATATCACCAATTTCAATCAAACTAACAACGAGGCAACGCAATTAACTACGAaccagaaatgaaaaaaagagaatcataCCTCAGCCATTGTCAAAGTCCTTGAAACACGTTAACTacctgaagaaaaaaaaaatcaaaatcaaaatttacaatCGCAATGATCTAAGACCTGAGCAACAAGAATGATTCCGAACAAACTATATCAGACCTACAAAAGAATTTCCGCAAATCTTAAGACCAAATCCATAATCGATTCCGAACAAAAAAGAACTAGTATCCGCAAATAGAAAATCCAAATCTAGAAACAATCGGGAACACATAATTGATAAAATTGATAGCGAGAAAGCGAGGGAGATTTGATCACGTACAAACAAAATACGTAAACTGGCCGCTCGGAAAATTGTCGATATGCGCAAATCTGAAAGATTTCTTGGATAGCAATGGTTCAGAGAGGTTTGTTATAAAGGCAAGCTATTGGGAGATTCGAAGATTCCTCTACGACGTCGTTTAAGCTACTTTGACCCCTATACCGACGACCGCTTTTATTCTGTAACCTTCTAGAAAGTACCATCCAATAAGACATTGCCACGTCTATTTTCCCCGTCCCGGTTCAACCGACCAGAATCTTTGAATCAGAATTACAGCagttaaaaattgaaatcctAATTTATCTATTTGTGATTGCAGGAACAGTTGGTCTTACAGCGATCAATCACCGTATTGTTTATGTATGAACTTTACCGATGTATACCAACGATGCGTTTCATCCAAATCTAAGGTTTTCACaacattatttattcataaaaatattttaaaattttaacagtAGCATCTTCTTGTTAATAACCCTAATTAGGACAGATTCATGAACTGCAACTCCCAAAATAAATCTAGAACAGACGcacatcaacaaaaaatcgaatgaggacaaaaaaaaaaggcaacaaaagatttaaaaaacGACTAATCTTACGGAGATAACCATTCTGGTTAGGCAAATAAAAGCCTAATCTTGAGAAAAAAGGTctatatagaaaaacaaatgaagaaaaatcaaaaagtagCACTTCtttatccaaaacaacacATTATGGCCCAAGGAAGAAGGCCGCCATGATCCTGCTTAAGTAGAAGATTTTTGAGCTCAAGAGTTCTTCAATGGTTACAAAGAGGTGGCATCCTAGCACCCGAGTTGTCTGAAAGTAAAACCGCTTCATAAGATGCGTCGAACATGATGTGGTACTTTAAGCATGTTATTGGAAGTATTATGATGGTTTTTTCCTTACCATTGTGAGCTATCTTAGTTTTGTTGAACTTGGCGGTGAAGTTGTAGAATCCAATCGACATAACCACTCGAACCGCCCATCTGGTCCTCAATGAGATTTCTGAGGAGAAGGAAGCCTTCTCGGGGTTGTTCTCCTTGTCTCACTAGAAAACACATGGGGTGATATGAAGGATCACTCTCCCTCAGTTTCTTTACCAACCTCATTAGCTTCTTTGACATCCCATTCTCTTGCTCTTGAAAGGTAACCTAAGAGACCCAACACGAAGAAAGACAAGGGTTTCACACATATTATCATgtttcaaattcttgaaaaaCACTAATGATGCATATACATCATCGAATGTACCGCCTgttcatatattcatatgtaaGGATATATGTGGATAAAAATACATACCCTTGAGAGGTCTGCTGCAAAGTCAACCCCAAGAAGATTTTTAGCAATGTCAGGTGAAAGCATCCGGCCAAACCACAAAACTAATCGAAAACCATCATCATATATGTAAAGGCCTCTAGAATCCAAACTCTCTGCAGCCAGCGGCAATCTCCTTAATACGTCTTTAAAGTCATCGTGGGCTGCTGATGGCTGCAAGCATGTGAATTCACAAATTATTTACTATTTCTTGAACACTGATGTTTGATAATGGACATTGagataaaaatacacaaaccTTTAAGAGCCATTCGTCAACACGGAATAAATTGGGATACAAAAGCTTCAATAGCTTTTTGACAGGCAGAGCCATCATGGTGAAGCCTGCAGCACAGCGCTCATCAAGAGAAGTATCAGCAGGTCCACCTAGAAGAGGAGTGGACTTAGTAATTGCCAATCCGTACAATGGCAAGAACTTCAGAGACTCTGGGTATACTAATCTGGACCCCAAGCGATGCTGCACCGCGTGAAGATTACGATATTCTTTGAGGGCTTTAACAATCTTTTGCTGTATTGCATTCCGTGCATCATCCAATTTTGCGGACAAAGATTTCTCAATTGCTGCAGAATTTAAATTGTCATTAAATAGTATCAAAAGTagcatatgaaaaaaatttgaatatagcTTACCTAATCTAGCATATAAAGACACAATGGAACCAGTGTCTGCTTGTCTATACATCTCCCCAAGATCTGTAACCACTGGTGCAACAGATGTGTGTACCCTTATACGTCTCTCTCCACAAGAGGCGGTATATCTTAGTTCTGTTAAGGATTACTAAAAGCTAAATGATGTGTTGTATGTTTAAACTCAAGtatgtttaaaatatcaaCTATTCAAGGATACAGCAAAGCCACTTGGAAATACACAGTCTGGGATGTTAGCAAAGTCTCCTCAAGAGATAGCTGCATTGCATACGCTTTGTCACAGTCAACAGCAGGAAGAGCAAGCAGGTCAGTAGACCTTAGCATGAAGTTCCCATGGTAGGACGAGAAACGAATTCCTGcatgcaaaaatatataagatcACAAGTAGCACACCAATGCATTAGCAAATATTGACATAGCAGGTAGCAAAAACGAATATATTATCATAAACTATTAAACCTTTTCCACATCTTATTCGCATAACCGCCTCCCACGCAGTTTCCCTTGTAAGGTCTCTAGCAAGCTCGTGTCTTAACTTATCTCCATGAACAGATGATTGGAAACCTGGATAATAGTACACCTGTCCTCCAGTGTATTTTGCCAGAGTCccttcaagaaaccaaagaattGTAATTACAGGCTGATAAACTTAACTATCACCCATGACTCCAAACAGCTGAAATAAAAAACATCAACTGATAACCTCAACGTTCACATACCTAATGAGGCAATATCAGTGTACTTATCACTGAATGCATAAACATTAATTCCTATCTGGAACTTGGTACAATCAGCAGCCATTTGTTTATAGAAGGGATCTTCAGCTACCCTTAATGCATATTCTTTGTCAGTTCCATAGACACGAGGATCATCTCCCCGCAACTTTAACCTCCCAGCACCAAGAGAAGGTAATGAGTTCTGGAAAATTAGTAACTTGCCCCCAAGTTGGTTCTGAAATAGGGAGAGAAACAGAGTCAACAAACTGATCCACATTTCAGATGAGGATCTAAATAGGACACTCAACATCAAATgaattatatgatattatcTTGATATGTCAGGATGGTAACTAACCATAACCATAAACGCCGCTCTGAGGGCTGGGCCAAAAGCTGATTCCACATTGAAATTATCTTGAAACATCAAAGGTAGACTGTCCAAAAAGGCGTCCACCACAGTTCTAGATTCAGATAGATTTACAAGCAGATCGTCTGGCAATGGGACAAAGATATCATCTAGATCTGATACAACCATCATCTGCGGCTGGCTCAAAGATGACTGCATTGCCAAagtccacaaaaaaaaaattatggaggctaaagaatttcaaaacaaaagttccTGTGAGTTTACAATTCTCTTACCTTCATGTTGTAAAAATGTAACGTGCTGTCATAAGTAATAAATCCAATTTGAGTTCTTGGATAACCAGGCAGGTTATCCAAACAAGACTTAATCGTTTGAGCAACAACCTGCGAAGGAGCAAAAGGTCAGTGTAAGATCTATATTATACGAAAGCTTCCatatgaagagagagagccaCTAAGCtagacaaagaaacaagaacagtCTAGATGATCCATTAATACGTAGTATATTCAGATAAAATCACACAAGAATTAGCACTTACTAATTATGGAACAGTAAAGCCCATTTCCAGCAAAATTACAAAGTGGGATATTCAAATCGATCATGCTTACCTCAAGCATTCCACTTTTAGTAGCCGAAATCGAAACATCAATGAGGAAGAAGTAGATAGGTGGCATCGGAGGCCGAACCATGTATTCAGTTGGAGCTATGATTTCAACACTGCCTTTAGTCAGCTCAGGTCGTTGATCCATATCCATTCTTCGGCCAGTAGCATCCAAATGTGAGAAGTATTCACCAGGCACtgaacaagaaatttaaacccATAACTATGAATAGtcatcttataaatatatgccTGAAAGTATTGAAGTTCTAGCATCATCGATCAAATGATTtatggaaaaagaaatttttgacAAATTACCATCATTAAGCATCGAACATATATTACACCGCCACTTTCTTCCAGAATCTGTAAAAGTCACAAAAGGATTCACATAGGTACGGCATCTTCTGCAGCGGATGATGCCAGTTGAGCCAAAATCAATAAGTGGTACCTCCTCCTGAACAGATAAAATGACAATTTGCAAAGAAAGGCAAAGTTATATGTGGCACTAGAACATGAAAGAATCGCAAAGACATTCTTGTTAATAATAACGGAAACTAACCCCTTCAGGAGTCTCAGCAAGTGGACAAACCACAGCTCCTAGAGGTAAATGCCACCTTGAAGCCAGAGACTGGGAATTTGGTATAGCACTAGTCGTCAGTCGTAGATATCTAGAATGGCAATTCATTGGGTACATTTCAGCAAATGAATTTGGCTCCACGTCACCATCCAATGGCCTTGGGAATGATTTATGATCAAGTCCTGGTTCCAGCGATCCAGGAATAGATGAAAGAGATAGCGAGTTAAAATCTTCAGTCAAGCCTTGAACGTTACTGGGAGGAGGTGCATAGTTTGGATGCAGATTCTGCTGTGCTGCCATATTTGGTCGCTGAGCAAAACCTCCTGTGTGAGGAGGATATGATGAGACTGGAGGGGGTCCTGGGGGACCTTGAGATGTCTGGAATGGCGTCGGAGCCTGTAAGACCTGCTTGCTAGGATAACCAGGAAAAGATGGCTGCGAACCGCCCACGCCAGGATAAGACGGAGTAACTGGAGGCATTGACTGTTGAAAACCAGGCCTGGCAGGCATATGATAATCTGTAGCAGGGGGATAAGCATTTGCTCCAGGTAGCCCAGAAGTCGTACTTTGTGGCGGAGGCCCCATTGCTACAGGTGCCATCGGTTGCTGTGGGCGAAGAGACATAGGAGGAGATAAGTGACCTGCAAGAGTTTGAGGTGGTGGTGGGCCCTGAGGAGGGTTTTGTGTAGTCGGGAATGGCGGGGATGGAAAACGCTGAAAAGGGGCACCACCAGGAGGACCATATGCTGGTGAAGGAAACGAATTTGATGATGGCGGTGGAGGTCTACTCCCAGGAAtctgagaaacaaaaggagaCGGCTGGCCAGGCCTCATCGTACCCACTGGTGGAGCCGGAGGAGGACCAGAGGCAGTGAAAGGTCTTGTAGGTTGGGATGCAGATGGTGTAAAAGGTCTAAAGCCAACCGCCTCTGATCCAGTGGGTGGTCCACCTGATTGAGGAGGAATCCCTGGTGGCGGAGCAGATGCAAATGGAGAGGAAGCAGGCCTAGCTGGAAAATTTGGATAGCCCTGATTCTCCGTACCCATTATTGATCACAACTTATCACTTACAACAGTTGTCAGAGTTATAGCCAAACTGGAAGCTAAGGGACCAGATCAATACAATCCCAGATTCTCTTCGATGAGTACCTTAGAATCAGATTCGTTCACGGAAGCTTCATATCATCTGGAAAAAACCAGTGTAGTTCTCTTTCACAGTGCCGACCTGGACAGATCCGCCTCTCAAAATCCGTAGCTATCTCTAGTGATCTTTCAAAATTGGTAACTTCTGTGAGATATTTGAGGACGATCTTCTACGATGGTTTAGatcttttcaaaaaagtaaGCCTCTCCGATTCACAGTTCCTTATTCaattacttaaaaacttttcaATTCTTTTCGAGCAAGACGATCTTACCGGGTGATAGATATCCAGTGAGAATCGTCTACGAAAAAGTCCCTCTCCGTAAGTGAATTCTCTTATGAAGATCTGGATCAATAACCATTGAATATCAGCTAAAATTCAACATTAATATCAATCTAACATGATTAGGGTGTCGAAGACTACCTGAAGTGAGAGGAAACTCGAGAAACTGCGGAGCACGAAACTGATTCTACAGCGATCGGCTTCAGATCGTCTGACCCGAAGAAGATTTTCGATACGGAATTGGAGAACCACCAAGTGCAGCGAAAGAGACGATGTGATATATTATGGGCCAGGTAGTGGCTAACAGTTTTATATCTCTCCAGCCCATTTAACAGTTTCGTCCTATcactgtttttttaataaaatatccttttcttttcctttttgataAAGAATAAATCTGTAAATATTACTTTCATAGATTTcatttctattattttataaaatagtaaaatgaaatttaatacTAACAGTTTAAAACTCTTCCTGATTATGTTTTTCGGAATTtctaaatcaatttattttaaagatattataaataagaaagttatagttataaacaataattttataagaaattaataaagaatTCATTGATGTTTTATGCCAAGATTTTATCGATTTATTATGCTCACATGATCATGCTATAACTATCCGGAAAATCAGTAGGAGTATAATGCATGACTGTGAAGACTAGAACCAATTCTGCATAGTTTTGAAGAAACTAAGGTAATGTCACTTACAtgattaatatataagatGTCTTATACACAGACAATACAGAGAGATATAAAAGCAAATAATGTTAACCAATAACCATAGTCCATAGAAATCTTCTTGATTGCCCCCAAACCACAAATCGATTTTCATGGAAATGATGGAGTTTGGTGTAGAATCGAACACCAAGAGCCAAACCTAAGATGAAAAGAGGAACAAGAAACTGAAAGAGCTtaatcaacaacaactcaGAACTCTTCAATTCAAAGCTCTTGTTATCTTGATTATGCTCTGTCTGATTTGGGGTAGTAGTAGTAGCAATATCACTGGCCTTGGTAGAGAGATCTATGTCTCCAACATAAAACTCACTTAACATGGCGATTCCTGTGTTGAGAAAGCTCCGACAAGTTTAAAACCTTTCCATTTCCGaccatttttaattatatatttttccaaaattgtGGTGTGTAAATTTCCAAGGAAAGAgaatgtttttgtatttgtttatctGATTGTTGAAAATTGAGATTAGCTCTAACATCAACCGTTTCTATCGTATGAGTACCAGAATCCACGCTTGTCTTGTTGTCACACAAACTCATTCACGTAAGTAAAAGTGTATCATacctttctcctttttcttcttcttcttctaatttctTTTCTACTTTCACAATTAAACcccaatattttatattatttcccTAATCAACCCTTTGgcatttaaaatttacatataaaacatAAGAGAAAAGATGGGCCTGACTATCCTAAACTAAGTACATAACCCAACAGACAATTATCACGGCCCAATAAAATGGTGCTAAAAGGCACcgcaaaaccctaatttgaaTAAGCTGCTCACTTTTAATCACCCCGGAGTAGTAAGCTTGCGGCTGATCAGAGCTGAGTGAAAAATGGTGTCTGGATCAGGAATTTGCGCGAAGCGCGTGGTGGTTGATGCTCGTCACCACATGCTAGGTCGCTTGGCTTCGGTTGTAGCAAAGGATCTGCTCAATGGCCAGAATATTGTGGTTGTCCGGTGCGAGGAGATTTGTCTCTCCGGCGGACTTGTTCGTCAGAAGATGAAGTACATGAGGTTTCTCCGTAAGCGTATGAACACTAAACCTTCTCACGGACCTATTCACTTCCGTGCTCCCTCCAAGATCTTCTGGCGTACCGTTCGCGGGTTCGTTACTTCGATCTCTCTctggttttgttatttttagctACTGATTCGAGCACCGATTTTATGAATTTAGTACTGTGAATAATGTAGAAAGCGCATATGAACTCTTATTTCATTGAAAATTGCTCTAGGATTGGAATCATACTAAAGTAGAGAATCcactttgatgtttttgtaGTTGTACAATgtgtagtttttgttttttgtttgagaaaatgtGCCAAATCCGATGttgaattgttgtttttgtttgtgtggcAGTATGATTCCACACAAGACTAAGCGTGGAGCTAATGCACTTGCCCGCTTGAAGGTCTTTGAAGGAGTTCCTACTCCATATGACAAGATCAAGAGGATGGTCGTTCCTGATGCTCTCAAGTTTGTCCTTTTAccctttcattttcattttttttcagtttccttCATTTATACTTACAAGTAGCTACAGTCTCTGAAACTTTGATTCTTCCTTCTTGATCAGGGTCTTGAGGCTGCAGGCTGGACACAAATACTGTCTGTTGGGTCGCCTTTCTTCTGAAGTCGGGTGGAACCACTACGACACCATCAAGGTATGCTTCACTTCACCTTTAGTTTCTCTTGTGTACTGTTCACTTTTACTGATGTGATGCTTTCTGTACCTAAGCTGATTTGAACATCGTCATGAAAAGCTTTTAAGAACATAAGTTCCTGTCATGCGTGTATTATAGCAATAATATGCATACATCACATAACTGTACTGTTTTAGGATATCTTTAGATTGGATCATGTTTTAGTTAGAAGAATGGATCATAAGCTAATGAATGTGTGTTTGATGAAAATGAGCAGGAGCTGGAGAACAAGAGAAAGGAAAGAGCTCAAGCTGTTTATGAGAGAAAGAAGCAACTTAGCAAACTCAGAG from Arabidopsis thaliana chromosome 3, partial sequence includes these protein-coding regions:
- the ERMO2 gene encoding Sec23/Sec24 protein transport family protein (ENDOPLASMIC RETICULUM MORPHOLOGY 2 (ERMO2); FUNCTIONS IN: transporter activity, zinc ion binding; INVOLVED IN: transport, ER body organization; LOCATED IN: COPII vesicle coat; EXPRESSED IN: 23 plant structures; EXPRESSED DURING: 13 growth stages; CONTAINS InterPro DOMAIN/s: Sec23/Sec24, helical domain (InterPro:IPR006900), Sec23/Sec24 beta-sandwich (InterPro:IPR012990), Sec23/Sec24, trunk domain (InterPro:IPR006896), Zinc finger, Sec23/Sec24-type (InterPro:IPR006895), Gelsolin domain (InterPro:IPR007123); BEST Arabidopsis thaliana protein match is: clone eighty-four (TAIR:AT3G44340.1); Has 86818 Blast hits to 46504 proteins in 1607 species: Archae - 60; Bacteria - 12149; Metazoa - 40940; Fungi - 13838; Plants - 8598; Viruses - 2013; Other Eukaryotes - 9220 (source: NCBI BLink).), encoding MGTENQGYPNFPARPASSPFASAPPPGIPPQSGGPPTGSEAVGFRPFTPSASQPTRPFTASGPPPAPPVGTMRPGQPSPFVSQIPGSRPPPPSSNSFPSPAYGPPGGAPFQRFPSPPFPTTQNPPQGPPPPQTLAGHLSPPMSLRPQQPMAPVAMGPPPQSTTSGLPGANAYPPATDYHMPARPGFQQSMPPVTPSYPGVGGSQPSFPGYPSKQVLQAPTPFQTSQGPPGPPPVSSYPPHTGGFAQRPNMAAQQNLHPNYAPPPSNVQGLTEDFNSLSLSSIPGSLEPGLDHKSFPRPLDGDVEPNSFAEMYPMNCHSRYLRLTTSAIPNSQSLASRWHLPLGAVVCPLAETPEGEEVPLIDFGSTGIIRCRRCRTYVNPFVTFTDSGRKWRCNICSMLNDVPGEYFSHLDATGRRMDMDQRPELTKGSVEIIAPTEYMVRPPMPPIYFFLIDVSISATKSGMLEVVAQTIKSCLDNLPGYPRTQIGFITYDSTLHFYNMKSSLSQPQMMVVSDLDDIFVPLPDDLLVNLSESRTVVDAFLDSLPLMFQDNFNVESAFGPALRAAFMVMNQLGGKLLIFQNSLPSLGAGRLKLRGDDPRVYGTDKEYALRVAEDPFYKQMAADCTKFQIGINVYAFSDKYTDIASLGTLAKYTGGQVYYYPGFQSSVHGDKLRHELARDLTRETAWEAVMRIRCGKGIRFSSYHGNFMLRSTDLLALPAVDCDKAYAMQLSLEETLLTSQTVYFQVALLYTASCGERRIRVHTSVAPVVTDLGEMYRQADTGSIVSLYARLAIEKSLSAKLDDARNAIQQKIVKALKEYRNLHAVQHRLGSRLVYPESLKFLPLYGLAITKSTPLLGGPADTSLDERCAAGFTMMALPVKKLLKLLYPNLFRVDEWLLKPSAAHDDFKDVLRRLPLAAESLDSRGLYIYDDGFRLVLWFGRMLSPDIAKNLLGVDFAADLSRVTFQEQENGMSKKLMRLVKKLRESDPSYHPMCFLVRQGEQPREGFLLLRNLIEDQMGGSSGYVDWILQLHRQVQQN